From Halotia branconii CENA392, the proteins below share one genomic window:
- a CDS encoding response regulator has translation MNKNILIVDDEEDVRAIAKLGLEMGAGWNVLTASSGQEALNVAAIHKPDVILLDMMMPDMDGRTTLQQLKANPATKKIPVILLTAKVQQSDRERFTDLDVAAIFAKPFRPLKLAEQISEVLGS, from the coding sequence ATGAACAAAAATATCTTGATTGTTGATGATGAAGAAGATGTGCGGGCGATCGCCAAGTTAGGATTAGAAATGGGTGCTGGCTGGAATGTATTGACAGCTAGTTCTGGTCAAGAAGCGTTGAACGTAGCTGCCATCCACAAACCAGATGTCATCTTACTAGATATGATGATGCCTGATATGGATGGGCGTACAACTTTGCAGCAACTGAAAGCTAACCCCGCCACTAAAAAAATTCCAGTAATTTTATTAACAGCCAAAGTCCAGCAATCGGATCGAGAGAGGTTTACTGATTTGGATGTTGCTGCTATTTTTGCCAAGCCTTTCCGTCCATTGAAACTGGCAGAACAAATCAGTGAAGTACTGGGCAGTTAG
- a CDS encoding ATP-binding response regulator, producing MLNQSLEFPKADILVIDDTPENLNLLSAMLTEQGYKVRSVTKGSTGLRGANAVLPDLILLDVNMPEMNGYEVCENLKANDRTREIPVIFISALGDVLDKVKAFAVGGVDYITKPFQLEEVLARIENHLTIRQLQQQLQAQNQQLQQEIQDRTKAEEKFAKVFRSSPNPIAIATIAEARFIDVNPSFLKMSGYSLEEVIGHTVTVLNLGKDTVSIAQTIQLISDTGSLYNQEFEFSTKSGESKTILLSIELIDLGGVQCALLIANDITERKRLENEFISLVSHELRTPLTSTMGALDLLGSGQLGTLTEQGQKVLSIATINTERLIRLINDILDLERMKSAQIFMQKVKCNAADLLIMATETMQAMADKLQVKLIVHPLSVELWADPDRLLQTLTNLISNAIKFSQPGDTIWVSATLTEHKSIKLGENEDSSTQDNLLPSFLLISIRDQGRGIPEDKLQIIFERFQQVDASDSRNKGGTGLGLAICRNIVQQHNGKIWVKSNLNQGSTFYVLLPLAAL from the coding sequence ATGCTTAACCAGTCACTCGAATTCCCCAAAGCTGATATTTTAGTAATTGATGATACACCAGAAAACCTGAATCTCTTATCTGCCATGCTGACGGAACAGGGATACAAAGTTAGGAGTGTAACTAAAGGTTCTACAGGGTTACGTGGTGCAAATGCAGTTTTGCCTGACCTGATTTTGCTGGATGTGAATATGCCTGAAATGAATGGCTATGAAGTCTGTGAAAACTTGAAAGCCAACGATCGCACCCGCGAAATTCCAGTAATTTTTATCAGTGCTTTGGGTGATGTGCTGGATAAAGTGAAAGCATTTGCAGTTGGTGGAGTTGACTATATTACTAAGCCTTTTCAGCTAGAAGAGGTCTTAGCAAGAATTGAAAATCACTTGACAATTCGACAATTGCAACAACAACTCCAAGCACAAAATCAGCAACTACAGCAAGAAATTCAAGATCGCACCAAAGCTGAAGAGAAGTTTGCTAAAGTTTTTCGTTCTAGTCCCAATCCAATTGCGATCGCTACCATTGCTGAAGCACGCTTTATTGATGTCAATCCCAGTTTTTTGAAGATGAGCGGCTACTCATTGGAAGAAGTGATTGGACACACTGTGACTGTACTGAATTTAGGTAAGGATACAGTATCGATTGCCCAGACCATCCAACTTATATCTGATACTGGGTCACTTTATAATCAAGAATTTGAATTTTCTACTAAGTCGGGAGAGTCCAAGACTATACTACTATCCATCGAATTGATTGACTTGGGAGGGGTGCAATGCGCTTTATTAATTGCTAACGACATCACCGAACGTAAACGCTTAGAAAACGAGTTTATCTCTTTAGTTAGTCACGAATTACGCACACCTTTAACCTCTACAATGGGAGCGTTAGATTTATTGGGATCAGGACAATTAGGAACTTTAACTGAACAAGGACAAAAAGTTCTCAGCATTGCCACCATTAATACTGAACGCCTAATCCGATTGATCAATGATATTCTCGATTTAGAGAGGATGAAATCAGCCCAAATATTCATGCAAAAGGTGAAGTGTAACGCTGCCGATCTGCTGATAATGGCAACAGAAACAATGCAGGCAATGGCAGATAAATTACAAGTTAAATTGATTGTTCATCCTCTATCAGTTGAACTTTGGGCAGACCCTGATCGCTTATTGCAAACTCTGACCAATCTCATAAGCAACGCGATTAAGTTTTCTCAACCAGGCGATACGATATGGGTAAGTGCTACACTCACAGAACACAAGAGCATTAAGTTAGGAGAAAATGAGGATTCCTCAACACAAGACAATCTATTACCTAGTTTTCTCCTGATTAGTATCCGAGATCAAGGACGAGGAATTCCTGAAGATAAATTACAAATTATCTTCGAGCGCTTTCAACAGGTAGATGCATCCGATTCCCGCAACAAAGGAGGAACAGGTTTAGGGCTTGCTATTTGTCGAAATATCGTCCAGCAACATAACGGTAAAATCTGGGTTAAGAGCAATTTGAATCAAGGCAGTACTTTTTATGTACTATTACCTTTAGCAGCTTTATAA
- a CDS encoding transposase: MTIELKTLGIDVSKSSVTIHILSCYPKGGLKAYWEKTRNKSSSLYPVFYSNPDPKKKQKNAFDFANFLKEHKPNIAILEPTGNHYSRLWSKIIESLEIKILWVGHIELRRYRGGKNLPNKSDAADALAMAAYALDLEHHTETGELNLKYFLMHRPEQIDRLRELCQQLEHLNRVQNPIINYARQLLAWQFPEVAHVKSRSTKVGNVPPLWGWLTERQMEVSPQAWKMMNNKYELSAAKHYGISIDPILRQHADWLCDIGLTEQRLETEIKTLVESECFQLYNQIFSQFGFGLRVRARLLSRIYPFEAFLVNGKPLIEYEIREVKRVEKIRRDSRTIVKRSPGDVKRVKRNRSRDAFKMRLGMGTILEQSGDELAEVTSGSALCRKSFWQYVLCQVETEKLPDSDTAAAMLKYRTKLKDFTDESGRQLLNGKHLQSKLMAKVANLLFNLFVDAIAKTRS, translated from the coding sequence ATGACAATTGAATTAAAAACCTTGGGTATTGATGTTTCTAAATCATCAGTCACAATTCATATTTTATCATGCTATCCAAAAGGAGGTTTAAAAGCATATTGGGAAAAAACTAGAAATAAATCATCAAGTTTGTATCCAGTTTTTTACAGCAATCCTGACCCAAAAAAGAAACAAAAAAACGCTTTTGATTTTGCTAACTTTCTTAAAGAACACAAGCCTAATATTGCTATTTTGGAGCCAACTGGCAATCATTATTCTCGACTGTGGTCAAAGATAATTGAAAGCTTAGAAATAAAAATTCTCTGGGTAGGTCATATAGAGTTACGGCGTTACCGTGGCGGAAAAAACCTGCCAAATAAAAGTGATGCTGCTGATGCTTTGGCTATGGCTGCTTACGCATTGGATCTAGAACATCACACCGAAACAGGAGAACTCAACCTCAAATATTTCCTCATGCACAGGCCAGAACAAATTGACCGACTACGAGAACTGTGCCAACAACTCGAACATCTCAATCGAGTACAAAACCCAATTATCAACTACGCTCGACAATTACTTGCTTGGCAGTTTCCCGAAGTTGCCCATGTCAAATCTAGAAGCACCAAGGTTGGTAATGTACCGCCGCTTTGGGGATGGTTAACTGAACGTCAGATGGAGGTATCACCGCAAGCTTGGAAGATGATGAACAATAAATATGAATTATCAGCTGCCAAGCATTACGGTATATCCATTGACCCAATCTTAAGACAACACGCCGATTGGTTATGTGACATTGGATTAACTGAGCAGCGCCTTGAAACTGAAATTAAAACTCTTGTTGAGAGTGAGTGTTTCCAGCTTTATAACCAAATTTTTAGTCAGTTTGGTTTTGGCTTGCGAGTTCGGGCGCGGTTACTAAGTCGGATTTATCCGTTTGAAGCCTTCTTGGTAAATGGTAAACCATTGATTGAGTACGAAATTAGAGAGGTAAAGCGGGTAGAAAAAATTCGCCGTGATAGTCGCACGATCGTCAAACGTTCCCCTGGTGATGTTAAACGAGTTAAACGTAACCGTAGCCGCGACGCTTTTAAAATGCGGTTAGGTATGGGAACGATTTTAGAGCAGTCTGGTGATGAGTTGGCAGAAGTTACCAGTGGTTCTGCTTTATGTCGAAAGTCTTTTTGGCAGTATGTGTTGTGTCAGGTAGAAACAGAAAAACTACCCGATAGTGACACTGCCGCCGCCATGCTCAAATACCGTACTAAGCTCAAAGACTTTACTGATGAATCGGGGAGACAATTGCTCAATGGTAAACACTTGCAAAGCAAGTTGATGGCTAAGGTGGCTAACCTGCTATTTAATCTATTTGTGGACGCGATCGCCAAAACGCGATCGTAA
- a CDS encoding tyrosine-type recombinase/integrase, translating into MKVNGHGQAAIFQPGHFDKLISATEGANHKLIFQIAYFTCARMGEVCKLKTSDVYQENGKPLSTITYPKQSTKCKKTKQVPINEKLQNYLRLYWFESQPKYDDFLFFGSKLGTHLQFQSADDAFRRAVLAAKLDGLGYSTHSFRRSGATELGNQGIALPIIQEITGHSSLDSLRRYIHVTQDQVKNAIATL; encoded by the coding sequence ATGAAAGTCAATGGACATGGGCAAGCTGCTATTTTTCAACCAGGGCATTTTGATAAGTTGATTAGTGCCACTGAGGGAGCTAATCATAAACTAATTTTTCAAATTGCCTATTTTACTTGTGCGCGCATGGGTGAAGTGTGCAAGCTGAAAACTAGTGACGTTTACCAAGAAAATGGTAAGCCTTTGTCTACTATCACTTATCCAAAGCAGAGTACTAAATGTAAAAAAACTAAGCAAGTGCCAATTAATGAGAAGTTGCAAAACTACTTACGGCTTTACTGGTTTGAATCTCAACCGAAATATGATGATTTTTTATTTTTTGGCTCAAAGCTTGGTACTCATTTGCAGTTTCAGAGTGCTGATGACGCTTTCAGAAGGGCTGTGCTGGCGGCCAAACTTGATGGACTAGGATATTCAACTCACAGTTTTAGACGCTCAGGAGCTACTGAACTGGGAAATCAAGGTATTGCTTTACCGATTATTCAGGAGATTACCGGGCATTCTAGTTTAGATTCCCTCCGGCGGTACATTCATGTGACTCAAGACCAAGTTAAAAACGCGATCGCCACTTTATGA
- a CDS encoding cupin domain-containing protein codes for MQTLTMRKPIVLKPGEGKQFSILGAHFTTKATGEDTNGAWTVYEITDTQENGPPLHTHPWEEAFYILEGEIDIQIGTETILASSGCFVNIPHNAPHGFKVRSATTKFLILVAPQGAKHFYEEMGEVADSPVLNMEGIQPILNKHRLQFME; via the coding sequence ATGCAAACTTTAACCATGCGTAAACCAATTGTTCTCAAACCAGGAGAAGGTAAGCAATTTTCAATTCTTGGCGCACATTTTACAACCAAAGCAACCGGGGAAGATACAAATGGAGCTTGGACAGTTTATGAAATTACAGATACACAAGAAAATGGCCCACCATTGCATACTCATCCTTGGGAAGAAGCATTCTATATTCTAGAAGGAGAAATAGACATTCAAATTGGTACAGAAACAATTTTGGCATCATCAGGCTGTTTCGTTAATATTCCTCACAATGCACCACACGGCTTCAAAGTACGTTCTGCTACTACTAAATTTTTAATTTTAGTTGCCCCCCAGGGAGCGAAACATTTCTATGAAGAAATGGGTGAAGTAGCTGATAGTCCAGTATTAAATATGGAAGGAATACAGCCTATTTTGAATAAGCATAGATTGCAGTTTATGGAATAA
- a CDS encoding PAS domain S-box protein: protein MSAKQLGQVEQLQATLTKMEVTLGAIADAVVWVGKDRYIQWCNPSFEHLVNQPHNTVCGAKLPDLLPLTQAGQPVALVAYPDVQIHSGQYQTTEYELQLKDSSLVLQISGSFARLTDDNCAVLIIRDITQVQQTQASLQENEERLRTLINATPDFICLKDGSGRWLESNQANLEFLELQNIDYKGKTDLELAQFSNHYHDALLNCHKTDEQSWQQGCVHRVEEVVTRPDGTVFIADMLKVPLFHQDGRRKSLVILGRDISHHKQTQLALENSLSLLSAIFESIQDGILVVDSFSNITSYNQKFLEMWSIPPELLTEPDHPKRLAYLANQLKDPDVFLQRVRELYTQPELVSNDLLELQDGRVFERYSCPQRIGEQIIGRVWSFRDVTQRQRAEEALKQSELQYRSIFEAINDGLFITEIETETVAEVNPAACQMHGYTYEEFITLHPSVYIHPDSHTVFHEFIEKTRVGEQFYGQAVDICKDGTLIDVEVKGTTCIYNGKRHVLAIVRDITDRKRTEEALRQSEVQYRDLVKTANCIILRWDSNGNIIFLNDYGQRLFGFDSDEIIGRNVMGTIVPETETSGRDLQTLMVDICQHPENYIFNENENLCKNGDRVWIVWANKPILDAQGNLIEILSVGTDATERKRAQAALQESELKFRTIVENANDLIFVLSPEGIFTYHSPNVTAIMGYNLEEIEGHSVVEFTKPEDLATSAAALQRAVTGEKLTDIEVRLRHKNGSWRWFNFNTSTINTYSGEIAIAGVGRDITERKQAEEALRRSEMKYRNIFENSQVGIFRTRPGDGLILDANDRGANILGFACASDLIGKRSITDLYIDPNERALILKQIAEYGEVCNFEIAMHRLDGSVVWLLLSLRLNSEESCLDCVFTDISDRKQQEQALRLIVEGTAAKTGDEFFNSCVRYLAEVLQVQYALVTELDYELKTKVRTLAFWSCGVISENLEYELQGTPCEHTLQGNMCHYPQEVQAVFPQDGDLVRMNAESFFGVPLTSSSGEIIGHLAVIDVKPMQPDPGRELIVKIFAARAGAELERKQAEAALQQSELKFRTIVEKVNDVMFIINADGIFTYISPNILNTIGFAPSEIEGNPFASFTHPEDVPKCMNVAQTVLATGEGISDSEFRGRHRNGGWVWQTANIVRTQDAQGNFQIVGVARDISDRKRAEVALQRRTQAESLISSISRQFIDQDLETAINFTLQAIAEFINAEHSCIFECSNDQREFYLIHEWCGEDVAPLIDIARGSPVEAFPYFYEPILRGRHRQISRVEELSPHLPERKLFESMSFQSLLAVPMLHAGRVVGFVGAAMIHYTKTWNQEDINLLKLVGEIIAIGRARHQAEEALRIAKEAAETANRAKSAFLANMSHELRTPLNAILGFSQLMERDTSLNSNQRESLATINRSGEHLLNLINDVLEMSKIEAGQIIFNPEDFDLHLLLQTLQEMFQVRTQAKQLCLQFEMSPNLPRYIHTDEGKLRQVLINLLGNAVKFTQTGKVTLRVRLGNQEQERTIPDAQHPMPQSLIFEVEDTGRGIALAEMDNLFQPFVQTTSGIQTKEGTGLGLTISRQFVRLLGGDIYIISTVGKGSTFSFDIQVNLAAAFKATPKLSKGRVIELAANQPAYRILVVDDRKENRDLVVQLLSSIGFELKTANNGQEAIAIWQTWQPHLIWMDMRMPIINGYDATKEIRAREKNTDINFRTVIIALTASAFEEQQASILAAGCDDLVRKPFREQVIFEKIAEHLQVDYIYAEETSENATEKKPDNVQSSILDLHCAIQVMPAQWIAELNQAAIEVDGERICQLIEQIDLTQSYLAAELTNLVRNFCFDEIIELTDS, encoded by the coding sequence ATGAGCGCTAAACAATTGGGGCAGGTAGAGCAATTGCAAGCTACCCTGACCAAGATGGAAGTAACATTAGGTGCGATCGCTGATGCTGTAGTCTGGGTAGGAAAAGACCGATACATCCAATGGTGCAATCCTAGCTTTGAGCATTTGGTGAATCAACCCCATAATACTGTCTGTGGCGCGAAGTTACCTGACTTGCTACCTCTAACACAAGCAGGACAACCAGTTGCTTTGGTAGCTTATCCTGATGTGCAGATACACAGTGGACAGTATCAAACAACAGAATATGAGTTGCAACTAAAAGACAGTTCTTTGGTATTGCAAATCTCTGGAAGTTTTGCCAGACTTACCGATGATAATTGTGCCGTACTGATTATTCGGGATATAACGCAGGTTCAGCAGACTCAAGCATCTTTGCAAGAAAACGAAGAACGGTTGCGGACACTTATTAATGCTACACCTGATTTTATTTGTTTAAAGGACGGCTCAGGCAGATGGTTAGAGTCGAACCAAGCGAACCTGGAATTTTTAGAACTCCAAAACATAGATTATAAAGGCAAAACCGACTTAGAATTGGCGCAGTTCAGTAACCACTATCACGATGCCTTGCTCAATTGCCACAAAACAGATGAGCAATCTTGGCAACAAGGATGTGTTCATCGGGTAGAGGAGGTTGTTACTCGACCTGATGGTACAGTGTTCATTGCAGACATGCTCAAAGTTCCTCTGTTTCACCAAGATGGCAGACGTAAGAGTCTGGTAATTCTAGGTAGGGATATTAGCCATCATAAACAAACCCAATTAGCTTTAGAAAATTCTCTATCTTTATTAAGTGCTATTTTTGAATCGATTCAAGACGGTATTTTAGTAGTCGATAGCTTCAGTAATATCACTAGTTACAATCAAAAATTCTTAGAAATGTGGTCAATTCCACCAGAACTTTTGACAGAACCAGATCATCCCAAGCGGTTGGCGTATTTGGCAAATCAATTAAAAGATCCAGATGTTTTTTTGCAACGAGTCCGAGAATTATACACACAGCCAGAGCTAGTTAGTAATGATTTATTGGAACTGCAAGATGGTAGAGTATTTGAGCGATACTCCTGTCCTCAACGCATTGGCGAACAGATTATTGGCAGAGTATGGAGTTTCCGCGACGTTACTCAACGGCAAAGAGCAGAAGAAGCACTAAAACAAAGTGAGCTACAATACCGCAGTATTTTTGAAGCGATTAATGATGGACTATTTATTACTGAAATAGAAACTGAAACTGTCGCCGAAGTTAATCCGGCTGCTTGTCAGATGCACGGTTACACCTACGAAGAATTTATCACTTTGCATCCATCTGTTTATATTCACCCAGATTCACATACTGTTTTCCATGAATTTATTGAAAAAACACGAGTGGGTGAGCAATTTTATGGGCAAGCTGTTGATATCTGCAAAGATGGTACTTTAATCGATGTGGAAGTCAAAGGAACGACTTGTATTTATAATGGCAAGCGACACGTTTTGGCAATAGTGCGGGATATTACTGATCGCAAGCGCACCGAAGAAGCATTACGCCAAAGCGAAGTCCAATATCGGGATTTGGTGAAAACAGCCAACTGCATCATTTTACGCTGGGACAGTAATGGTAACATCATATTTCTAAATGACTATGGTCAAAGGCTATTTGGTTTCGATTCAGATGAAATTATCGGACGTAATGTCATGGGTACAATTGTTCCCGAAACTGAAACTTCTGGGCGCGACTTACAGACATTAATGGTGGATATTTGTCAGCACCCAGAAAATTATATATTTAATGAAAATGAGAACTTGTGTAAGAATGGCGATCGCGTTTGGATTGTTTGGGCGAATAAACCCATTTTAGATGCCCAAGGCAACTTAATCGAAATTCTTTCTGTCGGCACTGATGCCACAGAACGCAAACGCGCCCAAGCAGCCCTCCAAGAAAGTGAGTTAAAATTCCGTACCATTGTCGAAAATGCCAATGACTTGATATTTGTGCTGTCGCCAGAGGGAATTTTTACTTATCACTCGCCGAATGTGACGGCAATTATGGGTTACAACTTGGAAGAAATTGAAGGTCATTCGGTAGTAGAGTTTACCAAACCTGAAGATTTAGCAACTAGCGCCGCCGCCTTACAAAGAGCAGTGACAGGCGAAAAGCTGACTGATATTGAAGTGCGATTGCGACACAAAAACGGTAGCTGGCGATGGTTCAACTTTAATACTTCCACAATCAATACTTATAGTGGCGAAATTGCGATCGCAGGTGTAGGACGCGACATCACAGAACGCAAGCAAGCAGAAGAAGCCTTGCGTCGTAGTGAAATGAAATACCGCAACATCTTTGAAAATTCTCAAGTGGGGATTTTTCGTACCCGCCCTGGGGATGGATTAATTCTCGATGCTAATGATCGCGGTGCAAATATTTTGGGTTTTGCCTGTGCTTCTGACTTAATTGGCAAGCGTTCTATCACTGATTTGTATATCGATCCCAACGAACGGGCGCTGATTTTAAAACAGATAGCAGAGTATGGCGAAGTATGTAATTTTGAAATAGCGATGCATCGTCTTGATGGTTCTGTAGTTTGGCTTTTGTTGTCACTGCGCCTCAATTCGGAAGAATCTTGTCTCGATTGCGTATTTACAGATATTAGCGATCGCAAACAGCAAGAGCAGGCTTTACGCTTAATTGTTGAGGGAACGGCAGCCAAAACAGGTGACGAATTTTTCAATTCCTGTGTTCGTTACTTGGCTGAGGTATTGCAAGTTCAATATGCCTTAGTTACTGAGTTAGATTATGAACTCAAAACTAAAGTCCGCACATTAGCGTTTTGGTCTTGTGGAGTTATTAGCGAGAACTTGGAATATGAATTACAGGGAACTCCTTGCGAACATACCTTGCAAGGCAATATGTGTCACTACCCTCAAGAAGTGCAAGCTGTTTTTCCCCAAGATGGAGATTTAGTGAGGATGAATGCCGAAAGTTTTTTTGGTGTTCCTCTTACCAGTTCATCCGGCGAAATCATCGGCCACCTTGCAGTGATCGATGTCAAACCAATGCAGCCCGATCCCGGACGGGAACTAATTGTCAAAATTTTTGCTGCCCGTGCTGGTGCTGAATTGGAACGCAAACAAGCAGAAGCCGCCCTACAGCAAAGCGAGTTAAAGTTTCGCACTATCGTTGAAAAAGTTAATGATGTAATGTTTATTATTAATGCCGATGGAATATTTACTTATATTTCTCCTAATATTTTAAATACTATCGGATTTGCCCCCAGCGAAATAGAAGGCAATCCCTTCGCATCCTTTACCCATCCCGAAGATGTACCAAAATGTATGAATGTCGCCCAAACTGTTTTAGCAACAGGTGAAGGAATTTCGGATAGTGAGTTTCGTGGCAGACATCGGAATGGGGGCTGGGTTTGGCAAACTGCGAACATAGTACGCACCCAAGATGCCCAAGGTAACTTTCAGATTGTGGGTGTAGCGCGTGATATTAGCGATCGCAAACGAGCAGAAGTAGCCCTGCAACGTCGTACTCAAGCAGAAAGTTTAATTAGTAGTATTTCTCGGCAATTTATTGACCAAGATTTAGAAACAGCAATTAATTTTACACTCCAGGCGATCGCTGAGTTTATTAATGCCGAACACAGTTGCATTTTTGAATGTTCCAACGATCAAAGAGAATTTTACCTGATTCATGAATGGTGTGGCGAAGATGTTGCACCATTGATAGATATTGCCAGAGGTTCGCCCGTGGAAGCTTTCCCCTATTTCTACGAGCCAATTCTCCGTGGTAGACATCGTCAAATCTCTCGTGTAGAAGAACTATCGCCTCATCTACCTGAGCGAAAATTGTTTGAAAGTATGTCGTTTCAATCTTTACTAGCTGTGCCGATGCTTCATGCCGGCAGAGTTGTGGGGTTTGTTGGTGCAGCGATGATTCATTATACGAAAACCTGGAACCAAGAAGATATTAATTTATTGAAACTCGTAGGTGAAATAATAGCGATCGGTCGGGCTAGACATCAAGCCGAAGAAGCCCTGAGAATTGCCAAAGAAGCCGCCGAAACTGCCAACCGAGCCAAAAGTGCTTTCCTCGCTAACATGAGTCACGAACTTCGTACCCCTTTAAATGCGATTCTCGGTTTTTCTCAATTAATGGAGCGAGACACTAGCCTTAACTCCAACCAGCGCGAATCATTAGCTACCATTAATCGCAGTGGAGAACACTTGCTCAACTTGATTAACGATGTCTTGGAAATGTCCAAAATCGAAGCCGGACAAATCATTTTCAATCCAGAAGACTTCGACCTTCATCTACTATTGCAAACATTACAAGAAATGTTCCAAGTGCGGACACAAGCCAAGCAATTATGCCTCCAATTTGAAATGTCCCCCAATCTTCCACGTTACATTCACACAGATGAAGGTAAACTTCGCCAAGTTTTAATCAATCTTTTAGGCAACGCCGTTAAGTTTACCCAGACAGGCAAAGTAACGCTGCGAGTGAGATTAGGGAATCAGGAGCAGGAGAGAACAATTCCCGATGCCCAACACCCGATGCCCCAATCTCTCATCTTTGAAGTTGAAGACACTGGACGGGGAATAGCATTAGCAGAAATGGACAATTTGTTTCAACCTTTTGTACAAACAACAAGTGGTATCCAAACCAAGGAGGGTACTGGACTAGGATTAACTATTAGCCGACAATTTGTACGGTTGCTAGGTGGCGACATTTATATTATCAGTACTGTTGGGAAAGGCTCTACTTTTAGCTTTGATATTCAAGTGAATTTAGCCGCAGCCTTTAAAGCTACACCCAAATTGAGTAAGGGACGCGTAATCGAGTTGGCAGCAAACCAACCTGCTTACCGTATTCTGGTGGTAGATGATCGCAAAGAAAACCGAGATTTAGTTGTGCAGCTTTTAAGTAGTATTGGTTTTGAGCTTAAAACTGCTAATAATGGGCAAGAGGCGATCGCAATTTGGCAAACTTGGCAACCCCACCTCATTTGGATGGATATGCGGATGCCTATAATCAATGGCTATGATGCAACTAAAGAAATTAGAGCTAGAGAAAAAAATACAGATATAAACTTCCGCACTGTAATTATTGCTTTAACTGCCAGTGCTTTTGAAGAACAACAAGCAAGTATCTTAGCCGCAGGCTGTGACGACTTAGTTCGTAAGCCATTTCGGGAGCAGGTGATTTTTGAAAAGATCGCTGAACATTTGCAGGTAGATTATATCTATGCAGAAGAAACCAGTGAAAATGCTACAGAAAAAAAGCCGGATAATGTTCAATCTTCTATATTGGATCTTCACTGTGCAATTCAAGTTATGCCTGCTCAATGGATAGCAGAATTAAATCAGGCCGCCATTGAAGTCGATGGTGAGCGCATTTGCCAACTAATTGAGCAAATCGATCTCACTCAGTCTTACTTAGCAGCAGAATTAACAAATTTAGTCCGTAACTTTTGCTTCGATGAAATTATCGAGTTAACTGATTCGTAA
- a CDS encoding Nif11-like leader peptide family RiPP precursor yields the protein MLHQIKELLENVQLQQQIKAATNQAEAIKVLAIASAEKGYNFTVEAISQMLAELTFMDANELSEEELLSVSGGMMADTGHGHMSCCTDCPKGNGQC from the coding sequence ATGCTACACCAAATTAAAGAATTACTAGAAAACGTACAATTACAACAGCAAATCAAAGCAGCAACTAACCAAGCAGAAGCGATTAAAGTGTTAGCGATCGCTAGTGCAGAGAAAGGTTATAACTTCACAGTTGAAGCTATCTCCCAAATGCTGGCAGAGTTAACTTTTATGGATGCCAATGAATTGAGTGAAGAAGAATTACTAAGTGTTAGTGGCGGCATGATGGCTGATACTGGTCATGGTCACATGTCATGTTGTACCGATTGTCCCAAGGGAAATGGTCAATGTTGA
- a CDS encoding Nif11-like leader peptide family natural product precursor codes for MLHQIKELLQNIQLQQKLAAAANEAEAIKVLAIASAEKGYNFTVEAISQMLAELTFVDANELSEEELLSVSGGMMADTGHGHKSCCTDCPKGNGEC; via the coding sequence ATGTTACACCAAATCAAAGAACTGCTGCAAAACATTCAACTACAACAAAAATTAGCAGCAGCGGCTAACGAAGCAGAAGCAATTAAAGTATTAGCGATCGCTAGTGCCGAAAAAGGTTATAACTTCACAGTTGAAGCTATCTCTCAAATGCTGGCAGAATTAACATTTGTGGATGCCAATGAACTGAGCGAAGAAGAATTACTCAGCGTTAGTGGAGGCATGATGGCTGACACTGGTCACGGCCACAAGTCATGTTGTACTGATTGTCCAAAAGGAAATGGTGAATGTTGA